The Babylonia areolata isolate BAREFJ2019XMU chromosome 24, ASM4173473v1, whole genome shotgun sequence genomic interval ATCCATTCTTGCGCTCAATTGTGAATAATAGAATCATATAATTCACTAAATATATCACATAAAGAAATACCTCTGTAGTTATTCATGTAATTTAcaacccccttttaaaaaaataataaaggcaagatcagagagagagagagagagagatcctgccCAGCTCGGTGCAGCCCACGCCCACACCCCCGGCCAACTCACCCTATCCCCCACTCCCTTAACCCACCGCTCTTGGACTTTTCCGCTGTGATTTTGTTGGCATCCCAGAGCCATAGGCCTCATCTACGTCCACTGCAGTTTGAATCTTGTATGTATACACACTGAGATTCACAGTCCTAGATGAATCGTGTATGTATACACTCTGAAGGTCACAGTCCTTGATGAATCGTGTATGTATACACTCTGAAGGTCACAGTCCTAGATGAATCGTGTACGTATACACTCTGAAGGTCACAGTCCTAGATGAATCGTGTATGTATACACTCTGAAGGTCACAGTCCTAGATGAATCGTGTATGTATACACTCTGAAGGTCACAGTCCTAGATGAATCGTGTATGTATACACTCTGAAGGTGACAGTCCTTGATGAATCGTGTATGTATACACTCTGAAGGTCACAGTTCTTGATGAATCGTGTATGTATACACTCTGAAGGTCACAGTCCTTGATGAatcgtgtatgtatacacactgaGAGTCACAGATTCCCTGCTTTATACGCACTACACTGTTCAGTCATTCCTTGATTATGTGacagctttcttcttcatcttcttctgctttgttCGTGGACTGAAACTCCAACGTTCACccgtgtatacgagtgggctcATAGGTGCACAACAGTTTTTTCCCGCCATTCTGGTTACCACATAACCCgttttcaggtgtgtgcatgAGTAGCGGATACGGTTCTTATTTCCATAGCCCACGCCGACCGCTGACATATATTACCAGATCTAAAAGGTGCGCGTTTGATCttctacatatgtatatacatgtcagGAACGTATGTTGACCCAGGAGAtcggaagaaggaaaaaaatctccaccctgaaacTGCAAGCGTCGTGATAGGGATTCGAAACCAGGACCCTccggttgaaagtccaacgctcagccactcggctgttgcacccgtcaattGAAGTGACAGCTTTTCTCCAGTGTGCCTGACAGCCGGCTTTGTGGACGTTTCAAGTGGTCAGTGTGCCTGATTTGACCTTGATCATGCGGGTGAGAAAGTGCGGGTATGCTTTTCATTCAACTGAGCTGGACTGACATAGGGACCAAAAggggtgttgggttttttcttctttttttttctttgtttttggcttGGGGTGGGGCGTGGAGTGAGAGGTTGGGTAGGGGGTACCATGAGGAGAGCTATGACTGATTTACTGACACGGACAGCTAGAAAGgtgcttgtttttgttctgtttcattttttcggTCCCTTGAAAACATTGAGGTTCGGGTTTCTTTCTTGTGTCGGAAACTTGCCATTTCCTTACTGAAGCAGATTACTGAAAcataactaagagagagagagagagagagagaacattcatGACTCAGCTTTAATCGATCCATCTTCAGATCCCCCAGAAATCCAAACAAAGGCGTACAAGGTCAGTTTCCGGTTTCCAGACAGGCGCGGTCAAAACACCCGTAAATTCCAACTTGGAAGTATTCTCAAATATTTAACTGTTTAGGGTTGAGTTCCTACAAGGGGTTCGGGGAGGAGCGTGTGAGTGGTGAGAGCACACAGTGTGGAGAGACATCAATTGCTTTGTTTGCCTCCAGAGTTGGGGAGGTTTGACAAGAATCTTACAGGATGATTGGGTCAGTCTCTTATCTATGGTGTCGGTGTGGCTCAGTTCTGACCGCTTAACATACCCCAAGTTTCATGTAtgtatactctctctgtctctccgtctcagtctctgtctcagggtctgtctctctctttctctgtctctctctctttctgtctgtctgtatctctgtctgtcttttttttctctgtctctgtctctgcctctatccctgtctgtctgtctctatctctgtctctgtgtgtgtgtgtgtgtgtgtgtgtgtgtgtgtgtgtgtgtgtgtctagtctctgtctgtcggtccctgtctctgtctgtctgtctgtctatctgtctctcagtctctctctctctctgtctgtctgtctctgtctctctctcactctctctttctctctcttcgtgtctgcTTACGCGTGTGCTTGCGcctcgcgcgctcgcgcgcgcgtgtgtgtgtgtgtgtgttggtttgagggttctttgggggaggggtggggggtgtagggagcATTTATACAAGCAATACTAAGGGAAATCCATACAAGCATTACAAACATCGTCTGTATGTCATATTTTATTTCGTTCGGTTTTATTTACAAAGTATTTGAACGATTCATAATAGATCCATTTCAAGTTAATACAGACACATCGTTTCTAAATTTGGGATTCAGCATCTGATTAATGTTACGTTTCATTCGAATTCATTTGCATGAGATTCAAACAGTTCACTAATAACAAACCCGCCTTTTTAATACCTGTGGGCATATCGTTTCTTAACTTTGCTGGTATCCAGGATCTTGATAATGACAGCTGATTTGCAGACGGCCTCCGTTCAAGGCTGACCACATGAGCGGTGTGACCCTGAAGGTGGGTGGTCAGGGATTAGAACCTCGATCTTTGACCACCGGTCACAGCCTGGCACTCCGCCTTGAGAAGTGGACAGGTCAGGTTGCCGATCACATGGATAAACTGCAAccgggaagggagaagggggagaagggaggggaggacggggtgggggggctctCCACCCTTATTGGGTACCAGcatagggtgggaggaggggggagggagatggcgGAAAGGAaagggaggctgggggtgggaaTGCATGCCTTATGTGGAACTGAGTGAGATGAAAATCTGTTCAGTTCATCCAGCACTGTTGTAGACGTGTATATCACGTGGCTTCACTTTTCAACGTCCGGTggtagttctttctctgtctctggaccttgcaattggaatgaccttcctctttcgcttcgtcgggtctccgcactcatctctttcaagtctggccttgaaacccacctcttcccaaaatagcctcccttccctgcctcttccttgtcttcagtttctccagttttcaagtagagttatgcatgcgtgtactgggtgcgaaagcgctttgatttgtctctgcacaagattcagcgctatatgagtattattattattgttattattattattattatactgattttatttttctttgtgtttcttctgcttaaaaaaatctttattctATTTTCAGTACCAGTATAACATAAAGAGTTCATTGCTACCTTGGTTCGTAGAGATCTGGAGATGTCGGAGAATATTTTACTGAGAAACAAGAactttaaatgaataaacgaatgaataaataaacaaataagtaaacgaatgaatggataaatgaacgaatgactgaacacacacacacacacacacacacacacacacacacacacacgcacgcacgcacgcatgcatacttGCAGGAAATTAGTCGGTTCCGTGCTGTGCATTGATGCTCTGTGCAAGTGTGGCAGGGAACCTCAGTCTTACCTCCACCCCATACCACAGTGACGATATCCCATtgtcacagacagatacacataacaGTATCATTTAAACACCGTGCTTGTGGTGGTGCTATGGAAACGACAGAAATTTCgcacagtggttgtgtgtgtgtgtgtgtgtgtgtgtgtgagagagagagagagagagagagagagagagacaaagacaaagacaaaatctttattatcgagggtaatagataagcaagtaacatgctttttttttacatccagccctcgcgctaaagaaggaataaacctgaagaagcgaaaatgagcaagaagagaagaaaaatcaaaacacaatcaaaatacaccattattttaccattcacagccattccacaaaaaagaagaagaagaagaaaagaaaaaaatcatgaaacacacacacacacacacacacacacacacacacacacacacacacacaaagtttgttgttgtttttaatcggaGTAAACAACAGTCCTTCCGTCCATCCTTCCATCGAACTCAatcccaccagttcacacacacacacacacacacacacacacacacacacacacacacacacacacacacacacacacacacacacacacacacacacacacacacacacaaactgaatgcacccactcaagagagagcgagaaggaacccacaaattgtcgaaagcaatattGGAAttcaggtgacagagagagagggggggtggaggggggcgctgggggacgggggaggggatgATTTGGCAAGTGGTGGCAGGTTTTATGTCATCCTTTCCAGGATGTGGATCGGAAGCATCGGTTTAAGGGAGATAATCGGTAACATTGCTAACAACTGATAATGGTTACAGAGTGCTGTCCCTTCATCAGTTTACATTTCCACGAGCAATATTGAATCAGTAcattccttctcctcatcctccttcttttcgtcttcttcttgtttttgtttttattgttattgttgttgtcagttcaaTGTTgtttttagttcttcttcttcttgttcttctcagtTCATGGTGTTAATATCTTGCGATAACTGATTTCAAAATCCGGCCGGCGGCCGAACGTTGCTGCATGCACTGACGGATACAGGAAAATGGAATATATGCAGGAGTCTGATCTTCATACTTCGGTTGAAGTCCGTtagggctgccttctgtctcccacgCGCTTCAAATCAGTGAACATAAGTTCATCATCAGTGTCGCCGGGCCGGACGAGAGTAGGCCTACTCAAGACCGGGATTGCCAATGGTCAGCCGGCATCCGAGTTGGAGGACTGACAAGAACCGTTACAACCTTTTGATTTGCAGACGACATCCACGGCTTCAGTGGAAGGTAGTGGGCAAGAATTCGTCCAGCGTGTTCAGACATCAACAAGATGTGGCATAGAAACCAGCGCCAAAAAGTGCAAGTTGGTGGCCGCGGTAGCCACTGACTCCGTCAGTCAGGGACTGAGTTTGACTGAGACCACTGACCATCTGGCACAGCTGCTGATACAACTAGTGTCCAGGAACAGAAGCTTGGCGTGTTCAGTAGTTCACCTTCCTGGGATCGGTTATCAGCAACGAAAGATCGAAACCAGACGCcctctcaagggtagcaaagcCGGACAACGACATCAGCACCGGCGTCCACTGAGAGTGAAACCTGGCTCAGTTGCCGTGCTGAGATGACTGTATACCTACGTTACATATCTAAGTTTTTTATATAAATTCCTTTGAGCATATTCtttattctttgttcatttgttgaaaAGGGTAATTCTGCTGAAGATTTGTGCCTGTCTATTTTTATGACTTGATAAGTTTGCATTCAAGCCCATCGTTTGTTTTCCTTGACcgtttttcggttttgtttgtgTAAAAAGTCATCAGTGGTGGATCGATTTCCGGTAAGATGTCCGCATGTCGATGTATCATTCATTCCGATGCGAATCATTTGAACGTCAGTCATGGCTACATACCACGACGAAATAGAGATAGAAGACATGGAATATGAcgaagatacagagacatattATTATCCGTGTCCATGCGGTGATAGATTCGAAATTACGAAGGTGAGGGTTCAAGTTATTGTGAAATTAACCAAGATTTGCTTTGTTCGTTGTTTTATTTCGCTTTTGAACTAATTTGAAGTGGCCACGATCTGGGTTGTTTACTAAGACCTTCACGTCCAACATGTGCTCAGTATATAAGATTTCATCTAACCTTGATACAGCAGAAAATATATTCTCCATAACGATGTGAACATGCAACAGTGTTTCTTTACTGCTTTGATCATGCGATGTTTTACTTGCAGCAGATCGAATCATGAATTGCAAAACCACTAAACTCTACACAAATCTTAATTGCAAACGTGTATTTAAGAAGGCTTATGAAAGCAAAAGGGTCAAGGGATTCATGGAATCCATTTCAAGTCCCTGCTACCAGTAATGCTTTTTAGTAGCAGTACTACAAGTACAaatcttttttaaatttaattgaAAAAATAATACCAATTACTAGCACTAGAATTACTATTAAAACAAGTTCTGCATGTATAATTAAGTTTTACTTAAGATGTAGCAGGAGATCTACATCACAAATGAAGTCATATCATTGTTTATCATTTTCTCATCTTGCCAAATAAAATTCAGTcatcaaatcaataaataattctctctctcagtaactGAATATGTGAATGATATATTGAACACTGACTTCAGACTACAGAACAGACACTATCAAGCACTgtactgtgtcagtgtatgaCGTAGTTGCATTGAAAATACATGTCCGATAATGTCTTTAGTGAATAGTAGAATACTGATCAACATGTAGACAGCATAAAGCATTACCTTTGTGGTCATACCCAgtgaaaacaataaaaaataattaaaaaattataaaaaataaaataaaaataaagaagattgCAAAATCCAAGGTTGCAAAGCCTCTTGCCTGTGCAATATCAGTTTATCatgccatgtatatatatatatatatataaccagtgACAGAGATGACATAATGACAAATGGAGTTTGCATTGATTATGACAAAgtatcttttttcattttttttttttttaactgaaaaaaaaaaaatctttttgttctGAGAAGAAAAATTGAGATGCTGACTTGTACACAACAGACTTAAAATAAAGTTAACAACTGATTtccaggggggaaaaaataacagcattttgtttttgtcatgataTTGTGCTTTTGAACGTGATGAATCATGAGTGTGACAGTTGATACATTTGTATAAAAActaaaaaagcaaaaacatttGGCATTACATTTGAACATCCTAACAAACAGCATTGTTTTAGgcagatgtttgtgtgtatgaaaataTGTTCAGTTGATTCATAGATTTTACTTTTTGAGTTTGTTGCATTATAATTAAGTTTTTGAATTTGTGATGAAtgtaacataatgataataatttcagTGAGTTTGAACTCATAACGATATAAGCAATATGTTGATGACAATAGTATTGTGTGTATGGGTATACATATTCTTGATATTGTATGTCATGTGTTTGTACTTTTTTCTTAAAATAAGGTGTTTTATTGTGCAGACTACTTTCTAAGTAGTATACACATGAACATATGATGTGTACATCACTCTACTCTACATACATACTCAGACCTTTAATGTCTTCTCTTATTATGATTATAAGtcattttttgtcttcttctttagtTCTTGGTCttattcttcttctattcttcttcatCAGTTTCATGCACAACTGGTTATGAAAGACTTGCTGTTGGGATAAGAGTGATGCCACTATTATACAGCATtagaaataaaagatttttttaaatagtgaagaaaacttcaaaaagaaaaaaataagttgAAAACTTATTATGATAAAATAGAATCTATCTGTTTAATGTCTTTTCCTCCATAGTTCTTCACTCCTGAGTGCAAACCAAGTTTAGACTGAAAACATAGAAATCAATGAGGAtgcaaaaaacaagaggaaaacattattaacccacttgggagaggagaagttgagtacttcgactcatagagtcttcaaagcaactgaagatagcagcagtcacaagtgcagttatctggctgttgaataaaattcacttgtcttgagaacagttcactgctacATACATCAAAGACATGAATCATGCCCTTGAGTTCTTTCACAAGTTCCATTTCCCCAACCAACTGGAACCTCCTCTGCTCTTCACCATGGACATCACCTCACTCTACACCAACCTTCCCCACAAGGATGGCCTCTTTGCCCTCAAGCACTTTCTGAGCAACAGCACGTAGAACGTCCTTGTGCCCACTATCCATTGCCTGGTGGAACTAGTACTCACACCGAACTCTTTCCATTTTGGAGACTCACACTACCAGCAGACAAGTGGATTAGCCATGGGAACGCGCATGGGCCCCAGATACGTGTGCTTGTTCGTCGGTTACGTGGAGTCCCAGATCTTCCAGCAGTATAGTGGCCACATGCCAGCCCTTTTTCGCTGGTTCATCGGCGACTGTGTGGGCCTGTGGATAGGTGACAGAAGTGAACTGCTGTCCTTCATCAGTTTTGTCAATGCCTTCCACCCTTCTCTGAAGTTCACTCATGAAATATCTGAcagctctctccccttcctggaTATCCAACTCATGATCACACCTGACAACCAAACCATCTCAACCTCAGTCCACTACAAGAACACAGACTCATATTCCTACCTGCTCTACTCCTCAAGCCATCCAACCGCCACCAAATGTGCCATTCCATTCTCCAAGTTCCACCGCCTCAGACGCCTGTGCAGCAATGAGGAAGATTTCCACACCCAGGCAGCCCAGATGATCAGCTTCTTCAAAACATGAGGATATCCTGAAGAGTTGATCCAACAGGCACTGGACCAGGCCAAGCGCATCTCCAGAGAGAAGGCCTTAACACCCAAGACCAAGGCAGATCACAATGACCGCACTCTTTTGACTCTGAGTCTGACATATCATCCTCACaacaaggaagtaaaaaaaaaaaattctcttcaaGAACTTTCCAATCCTACAGTCTGACCCCAAAGTTGGCAAGACATTCAAGAACCCTCCTCCGATGGCCTTTAAACGAGACCGTAATCTGGGCAATCATCTGGTTAGGTCATCATTCCGACCCACAGCCCCCCAGAACCTCCGCTTcctgggcaacagctgctgtgacagacctaagtgcaaatgctgtcccttcctcaacacaaccacactcacctTTAAGGGGCCCTCAGGATGCCAGTTCACCATGAGGAGCAGTTTGGCCCTCAGGATGCCAGTTCACCATGAGGAGCAGTTTCACCTGCCAAGCCAGTGATTTGGTATATGTGGTCCAGTGCAGCCTGTGCAGTCATATCTATGTTGGCGAGACATACCGCACACTGGAAGAACACAgcaaagagcacagggacagcatcctcaagaaaaagcaaacccctgtggctatacacttcaacactgatccccacagcataacccacttctccatatcagtggtctggcacaacagcactggtgactccttcaagagaaagaacatggagaaacagattatccaccatctcggaactacagcaccatatggcctcaacatcaaggattaaaccaaatcacagcttccctcgtccccaccctgcccatttcccccttccctcccctccctctctttttcctcttcccctgaTACTGTATATTGGTGTGTCTACATGTGTACTTCACTTGTGTATTAtagtttaactctgtgtgtgtgtgtgtgtgtgtgtgtgcaggaggattTAGCCAGCGGTGAAGATGTGGCCACCTGTCCCAGCTGTTCTCTGATCATCAAAGTTATTTATGATCTGGTGAGACACTCAGAAAACCATTACTGTTCATTGTCCTCTTCAGGCTCTTGTCTTATTTTTCTTCAGGATTTGTGTAATTATCATCTGAAATTTTATCATTCAAACAAACTCAAGTCAGAACTATGGAAACGTAATTTGATATACTGGTGATTCAGAGTAATAATGAAAtggtttcttttacttttcttttatcaGTTCAAATT includes:
- the LOC143298897 gene encoding diphthamide biosynthesis protein 3-like, giving the protein MATYHDEIEIEDMEYDEDTETYYYPCPCGDRFEITKEDLASGEDVATCPSCSLIIKVIYDLDDFLESEEQVPPAKKELALA